TTCCCACACTATTCGCTTACAGACTCTTTACTATACACGACGACACCTGTCCCACAAAACCAGCAAAATGCCTCTCTACAACGTTCGTACTCGACTATGACTCTACTACACCCCCATCGCTGCAGTGCTAACCACCTCCTAGGTTACCCTGAAGAAGGACGCTCCTCACGAGGAACTCGAAAAGTATGTCTATAGTTTACTCCCTCTCCGTTCACACCATCTTTACTAACAACGAATCCAGGGCCAAGCAGCAGGCTAGAGCCAACGGCGGCACCATCCAGCACGAGTACAGCCTCATTAAGGGCTTCACGTAAGCT
This region of Aspergillus chevalieri M1 DNA, chromosome 4, nearly complete sequence genomic DNA includes:
- a CDS encoding uncharacterized protein (COG:S;~EggNog:ENOG410PSEW;~InterPro:IPR037045;~MEROPS:MER0018320), which translates into the protein MPLYNVTLKKDAPHEELEKAKQQARANGGTIQHEYSLIKGFTVQYPDDHVQTLQTTEHIHVEQDGEVRTQ